A single region of the Rhizobium sp. ARZ01 genome encodes:
- a CDS encoding TetR family transcriptional regulator C-terminal domain-containing protein, with translation MTRRPFHRAPESERRHDLIEATLDCIAESGLQGATVRQIAIKAGVTAGLIRHYFSSKEHILQEAYRVVIARLTEKAARVTGDPEERLRSFIIINLTEPVANSRSLSLWAAFISQVSVDPQLAAIHREGYLGFRDALEGLLADFLAAKGQDGGAARCRALAIAINGLLDGLWLEGCLAGELFEESELVRIALSSVEALIGVPIGAPAVNEL, from the coding sequence ATGACGAGACGCCCCTTCCACCGCGCGCCGGAGAGCGAACGCCGCCACGACCTGATCGAGGCGACGCTCGACTGCATTGCCGAGAGCGGACTGCAGGGGGCGACGGTGCGGCAGATTGCAATCAAGGCCGGCGTGACCGCCGGGCTGATCCGGCACTATTTCTCCTCCAAGGAGCACATTCTCCAGGAAGCCTACCGGGTGGTGATCGCACGGCTGACGGAAAAGGCCGCGCGTGTCACCGGAGATCCTGAGGAACGGCTGCGCTCGTTTATCATCATCAACCTGACAGAACCGGTCGCAAACAGCCGAAGCCTGTCGCTATGGGCAGCATTCATCAGTCAGGTCAGTGTCGATCCGCAACTCGCTGCGATCCACCGCGAAGGTTATCTGGGCTTTCGTGACGCGCTGGAGGGGCTGCTTGCGGATTTCCTGGCTGCCAAGGGACAAGATGGAGGGGCGGCCCGCTGCCGTGCCCTGGCTATTGCGATCAACGGGCTGCTGGACGGCCTCTGGCTTGAAGGTTGCCTGGCGGGAGAACTATTCGAGGAGAGCGAACTTGTCAGGATCGCGCTTTCTTCGGTCGAGGCGTTGATCGGCGTGCCGATCGGCGCACCGGCGGTAAATGAATTGTAA
- a CDS encoding arginine deiminase family protein: MPTFGSQEMSAPLLRVLMRRPGPSLVAADPAKWHYGPTFDGQKALRQYAEFARLVEKSGTEIIWLEDSGDGLADAMFTHDPSLMSDHGAIILRMGKPLRANETELHEKAYAERQIPILGRIEAPGTVEGGDCIWLDAKTLVVGRGVRTNQEGIDQLMRMLAPHGISVLAYDLPLWQGEAACLHLMSVMSPLAGDLALVFAPLLPAAFYQLLKARGIRLIEAPADEFHASNGLSLNVLPTRPNEVIMVEGFPKTKAAMEAAGCLVETFEADALCIACEGGPTCLTRPVLRRAA; the protein is encoded by the coding sequence ATGCCCACGTTCGGTTCCCAGGAAATGTCAGCTCCGCTTTTGCGCGTGCTTATGCGCCGACCTGGCCCGAGCCTGGTCGCCGCCGATCCGGCCAAATGGCACTACGGGCCGACTTTCGACGGGCAGAAGGCGTTGCGCCAGTATGCGGAGTTCGCACGGCTCGTGGAAAAGTCGGGGACGGAGATCATCTGGCTGGAGGATTCTGGCGATGGGCTTGCCGATGCCATGTTCACCCACGACCCGTCGCTCATGTCCGACCACGGCGCGATCATCCTGCGCATGGGCAAGCCGCTTCGGGCGAACGAGACCGAGTTGCACGAGAAGGCCTATGCCGAGCGGCAGATTCCCATCCTCGGCCGTATCGAGGCGCCGGGAACGGTCGAGGGCGGCGACTGCATCTGGCTGGACGCCAAGACGCTCGTCGTCGGCCGCGGCGTGCGAACCAATCAGGAGGGCATCGACCAACTGATGCGCATGCTCGCACCGCACGGCATCTCAGTGCTGGCCTATGACCTACCGCTATGGCAGGGGGAGGCGGCCTGCCTGCACCTGATGAGCGTGATGAGCCCGCTTGCCGGCGACCTCGCGCTCGTCTTCGCGCCGCTCCTGCCGGCCGCTTTCTACCAGCTCCTGAAGGCACGCGGCATCCGCCTGATCGAGGCGCCGGCCGACGAGTTCCATGCCAGCAACGGACTGAGCCTGAACGTGCTTCCGACGCGCCCGAACGAGGTGATCATGGTCGAAGGTTTCCCGAAGACGAAAGCGGCGATGGAGGCTGCGGGTTGCCTGGTGGAGACCTTCGAAGCCGACGCGCTGTGCATCGCCTGCGAGGGCGGGCCTACCTGCCTCACACGGCCGGTCCTCCGGCGAGCCGCATGA
- a CDS encoding 5-guanidino-2-oxopentanoate decarboxylase translates to MTRAKTVGEAMVDLLEANGVDVVFGIPGVHTVELYRGLASSKIRHITPRHEQGAGFMADGYARVTGKPGVALVITGPGLTNTITAMAQARQDSIPMLVISGVNRRNSLGHGRGLLHELPDQAAMMKSFALYSHTLVDPADLPAVIAQAFSIMGSARPGPVHIEIPTDVMPLLAGDMVPKATRAARPSADSETLKELAALCNQAKRIVLMCGGGAVSADKAVTALAEKLDAPVVLTTNARGMLSGHPLRVPASPSLKAPRALIAEADLVIGLGTEMGQTDYDMYANDAFPVLKKFVRVDIDAQQLAREPRADLPVLSTVQAAVDGVLPLLSAHSTEGAEQARKTRESAWNELSPKIQTEIGIMGMVYDALPDAIVVGDSTQAVYAGNLYLDVARPMSWFNAATGFGALGYGAPAAVGAAIGAPDRPVVCLTGDGGFQFSLAEIGSAADAGAKVIFLVWNNDGYQEIENYMVETGVEPEGVRPSAPDFLDIAKAYGVPAVRLTDVAELGPALGAATRRNGPSLIEIHQTRTKGATA, encoded by the coding sequence ATGACGAGGGCCAAGACAGTCGGGGAGGCGATGGTCGATCTCCTCGAGGCGAATGGTGTGGACGTCGTCTTCGGCATTCCGGGGGTGCACACCGTCGAACTCTACCGGGGACTTGCCTCATCGAAGATCCGGCACATCACCCCGCGCCATGAACAGGGCGCAGGCTTCATGGCCGATGGCTACGCCCGCGTCACCGGTAAGCCGGGCGTGGCGCTCGTCATTACCGGACCGGGCCTCACGAACACAATTACGGCGATGGCGCAGGCCCGGCAGGATTCGATCCCGATGCTGGTGATCTCCGGCGTCAACCGGCGCAACTCGCTCGGCCACGGCCGCGGCCTATTGCACGAACTGCCGGACCAGGCGGCGATGATGAAGAGCTTTGCGCTCTATTCGCACACGCTGGTCGATCCCGCGGATTTGCCCGCAGTCATCGCCCAGGCCTTTTCGATCATGGGCTCCGCGCGACCGGGTCCGGTTCATATCGAAATTCCGACGGATGTGATGCCGCTTCTGGCTGGCGACATGGTGCCGAAGGCAACCCGCGCGGCGCGCCCGAGCGCGGATTCGGAAACGCTCAAGGAACTGGCCGCGCTTTGCAACCAGGCAAAACGCATCGTGCTGATGTGCGGCGGCGGTGCTGTCTCGGCGGACAAGGCCGTGACTGCGCTGGCTGAAAAGCTGGACGCACCTGTGGTTCTGACGACGAATGCCCGCGGCATGCTGTCGGGCCACCCGCTGCGGGTCCCGGCGAGCCCAAGTCTCAAGGCGCCCCGGGCGCTGATCGCGGAAGCCGATCTCGTCATCGGTCTCGGCACAGAGATGGGGCAGACAGACTACGACATGTATGCCAACGATGCCTTTCCGGTGCTGAAGAAATTCGTGCGGGTCGACATCGACGCCCAGCAGCTGGCGCGTGAGCCACGGGCGGACCTGCCTGTTCTCTCGACGGTGCAAGCAGCGGTCGACGGCGTCCTGCCGCTACTCTCCGCCCATAGCACCGAGGGCGCGGAGCAGGCCCGCAAAACGCGGGAATCCGCATGGAACGAACTTTCGCCGAAGATCCAGACGGAGATCGGCATCATGGGGATGGTCTACGACGCGCTGCCCGATGCGATCGTCGTCGGCGATTCCACGCAGGCCGTCTATGCCGGCAATCTCTATCTCGACGTCGCAAGGCCGATGTCCTGGTTCAACGCCGCAACGGGGTTCGGTGCACTCGGCTATGGCGCACCGGCGGCGGTGGGCGCTGCTATCGGCGCACCGGACCGCCCGGTCGTGTGCCTCACGGGCGACGGTGGCTTCCAGTTTTCGCTGGCCGAGATCGGCTCGGCCGCTGATGCCGGCGCGAAGGTCATCTTCCTCGTCTGGAACAACGACGGTTATCAGGAAATCGAAAACTACATGGTAGAAACGGGGGTTGAGCCGGAAGGCGTAAGACCCTCGGCGCCGGACTTCCTTGATATCGCGAAGGCGTATGGGGTTCCGGCCGTCCGTCTCACCGACGTCGCAGAGCTGGGCCCGGCACTGGGGGCGGCAACCCGGCGTAATGGCCCGAGCCTGATCGAAATCCACCAGACGCGAACCAAGGGCGCGACCGCCTGA
- a CDS encoding ABC transporter permease encodes MATDPGSLINWSLLALEPPGWGGVLLGGLANSIKIAVGGYALGLMLGTGGAFGKLYGGPVLKDLLEVYTTLVRAIPELVLILLLYYAGTDLLNQLMSVMGYGPIDISGLAAGIFVIGVVQGAYSTEVLRGAIKAVPAGQIESARAFGMSPTQIMRRVTLPAMLPHAIPGLSNLWLIATKDTALLAVVGFSELTLVTRQAAGTTKAYLLFFCAAGALYLAITLISNVIIRIIEARARRGMVAAA; translated from the coding sequence ATGGCGACCGATCCCGGTAGTTTGATCAACTGGAGTCTCCTGGCACTCGAGCCCCCCGGCTGGGGCGGCGTGCTGCTGGGAGGGCTTGCCAACTCGATCAAGATCGCGGTCGGCGGCTATGCGCTCGGGCTCATGCTCGGAACCGGCGGCGCTTTCGGCAAGCTCTATGGCGGACCCGTGCTGAAGGATCTGCTCGAGGTCTACACGACCCTCGTGCGAGCTATTCCGGAACTCGTCCTGATCCTGCTCCTCTACTACGCGGGGACGGATCTTCTGAACCAGTTGATGTCGGTGATGGGTTATGGCCCGATCGACATCAGCGGGCTCGCAGCCGGCATCTTTGTCATCGGCGTCGTCCAAGGCGCCTATTCGACAGAGGTGCTGCGCGGGGCGATCAAGGCCGTGCCGGCCGGGCAGATCGAGTCTGCCCGCGCCTTCGGCATGTCGCCCACACAGATCATGCGGCGCGTGACGCTTCCCGCCATGCTGCCGCATGCCATTCCCGGTCTCTCCAATCTCTGGCTGATCGCCACGAAGGACACGGCCCTTCTCGCCGTCGTCGGCTTCAGCGAACTGACGCTCGTGACACGCCAGGCTGCCGGCACCACCAAGGCCTACCTGCTGTTCTTCTGCGCTGCCGGCGCCCTCTATCTCGCCATTACGCTCATCTCGAACGTCATCATCCGCATCATTGAAGCCCGCGCGCGGCGCGGCATGGTGGCGGCGGCATGA
- a CDS encoding ABC transporter permease subunit (The N-terminal region of this protein, as described by TIGR01726, is a three transmembrane segment that identifies a subfamily of ABC transporter permease subunits, which specificities that include histidine, arginine, glutamine, glutamate, L-cystine (sic), the opines (in Agrobacterium) octopine and nopaline, etc.), producing MSEGNTIDAMALTELPNRQGFFKPHRIALLAIAAIMVFCAVWFMRWDWLPEYAGRLLSGVGVTLLMLFSTCILGFLFALPIGLVQVTGPWPLKMLAKSFCTIIRGTPLLLQLWLLYYGLGSLFPQFPAIRASFLWPYLREAWPYGVAALTISFAAYEGEVMRGAFAGVPAGELEAARAYGMSRWKVFRRIWLPRAIHRALPTLNGETVLQLKSTPLVATITVIDVYAVISKIRQMTYLTYEPLLLLALIYLCLTAILVVAFRYLENKIPTRGA from the coding sequence ATGAGCGAGGGCAACACGATCGACGCCATGGCGCTCACCGAACTGCCGAACCGGCAGGGCTTTTTCAAGCCGCACCGAATTGCGCTGTTGGCAATCGCGGCGATCATGGTCTTCTGCGCCGTCTGGTTCATGCGCTGGGACTGGTTGCCGGAATATGCCGGACGCCTCCTGTCAGGCGTCGGCGTCACACTGCTGATGCTTTTCAGCACCTGCATCCTCGGTTTCCTCTTCGCGCTGCCAATCGGCCTCGTACAGGTCACCGGCCCCTGGCCACTGAAGATGCTCGCCAAGAGCTTCTGCACGATCATCCGCGGCACGCCGCTCCTGCTCCAGCTTTGGCTCCTCTACTACGGCCTTGGGTCACTGTTTCCGCAATTTCCGGCCATCCGGGCCTCCTTCCTTTGGCCTTACCTACGCGAGGCATGGCCCTACGGCGTCGCGGCCCTGACGATCTCGTTCGCCGCCTACGAAGGCGAGGTCATGCGCGGCGCCTTTGCCGGCGTTCCCGCTGGCGAACTGGAAGCCGCCCGCGCCTATGGCATGAGCCGCTGGAAGGTATTCCGTCGCATCTGGCTTCCTCGCGCGATCCACCGGGCCTTGCCGACATTGAACGGCGAGACGGTGCTGCAACTGAAATCGACGCCGCTCGTCGCCACCATTACCGTGATCGACGTCTACGCCGTCATTTCCAAAATCCGGCAGATGACCTATCTGACCTATGAGCCGCTGCTGTTGCTTGCGCTCATCTATCTTTGCCTGACCGCCATCCTCGTCGTGGCGTTCCGCTATCTCGAAAACAAGATCCCCACCCGTGGTGCCTGA
- a CDS encoding pyridoxal phosphate-dependent aminotransferase: protein MRYASITDRLASLGSEKWEIHIEARRRKSKGEPIIELTIGEPDMPPHESLLAEATRAMHAGRYRYSNGRGEPPVVEALVRKYKKRRADVTSANVLCFPGTQTALFAVMLGLVEKGDAVLVGDPLYATYEGVIRATGADQVTVPLRAENGFHMQAADLERAITQECRVLLLNTPHNPTGAVLTAAEIAAIGEVCRKHDLWIVCDEVYEELVFAGGFVSPFDNPDLAERTIVCSSISKSHAAPGFRSGWAIGPEEFTSRLLSVSETMLFGVQPFIADMTAFALDNPIDTSARMRTSYKGRADRIVASLAEAPGLLPLPPEAGMFIVVDVSGTGMNGEEFAWALLNEEQVAVMPGASFGEGAADFVRISLTVPEGQIDEACRRMSALAARSGLKKEKRA from the coding sequence ATGCGGTATGCATCCATTACGGACAGGCTGGCCAGCCTCGGCTCGGAAAAGTGGGAGATCCACATCGAAGCGCGTCGGCGCAAGAGTAAGGGCGAGCCGATCATCGAGCTGACGATCGGCGAGCCGGATATGCCCCCGCATGAGAGCCTGCTCGCCGAAGCGACGCGCGCGATGCATGCCGGTCGCTACCGTTATTCCAACGGCCGTGGCGAGCCGCCGGTCGTCGAAGCATTGGTTCGCAAGTACAAAAAGCGCCGCGCCGATGTGACGAGCGCCAACGTTCTTTGCTTCCCAGGCACCCAGACGGCCCTCTTCGCCGTCATGCTCGGCCTCGTCGAGAAGGGCGATGCCGTGCTGGTCGGCGATCCGCTCTATGCGACTTACGAAGGCGTGATCCGTGCCACCGGCGCCGATCAGGTAACCGTTCCCTTGCGCGCGGAAAACGGCTTTCACATGCAGGCGGCGGACCTTGAGCGGGCAATCACGCAGGAATGCCGTGTCCTCCTGCTCAACACACCGCACAATCCGACCGGCGCGGTGCTGACCGCCGCCGAGATTGCCGCCATCGGCGAGGTGTGCCGCAAGCACGATCTCTGGATCGTTTGTGACGAGGTCTATGAGGAACTGGTCTTCGCCGGCGGATTTGTCTCTCCCTTCGACAATCCCGACCTTGCCGAGCGCACGATTGTCTGCTCGTCGATTTCGAAGTCTCACGCTGCTCCCGGCTTCCGTAGCGGCTGGGCAATCGGACCGGAAGAGTTCACAAGCCGGCTGCTTTCGGTTTCCGAAACGATGCTCTTCGGCGTGCAGCCCTTCATCGCCGATATGACCGCCTTTGCACTCGACAATCCGATCGACACGTCTGCGCGGATGCGCACGTCCTACAAGGGCCGCGCCGATCGTATCGTTGCGAGCCTGGCCGAGGCGCCGGGGTTGCTGCCGCTGCCGCCCGAGGCCGGCATGTTCATCGTCGTCGATGTCTCCGGAACGGGCATGAATGGTGAAGAGTTTGCCTGGGCGCTGCTGAACGAAGAGCAGGTCGCCGTCATGCCCGGAGCTTCGTTCGGGGAGGGAGCGGCCGACTTTGTCCGCATCAGCCTGACGGTGCCGGAAGGCCAGATTGACGAGGCCTGCCGGCGGATGTCCGCCCTGGCCGCGCGATCGGGCCTTAAGAAGGAGAAGCGGGCATGA
- a CDS encoding transporter substrate-binding domain-containing protein, whose product MKKTAKIVVAAAALGIIAAAGAASAETIKVGLAAEPYPPFTSPDATGNWQGWEIDFQKSLCAEAKLDCVITPVAWDGIIPALTSKKIDVIIGSMTITEERMKTIDFSDRYYKTPSGVIGTKGAAFEPTPEGLAGKTIGVQVSTTQEVYANKYFSGNGTTVKVYQTQDEANQDLIAGRIDAVQADLIPLEDFLKTEEGKACCEMKGVVKDDPATLGAGTGIGLRKGEDELKAKLNAAIKAIRANGTYAEFSKKYFSFDIYGE is encoded by the coding sequence ATGAAGAAGACTGCGAAGATCGTTGTGGCGGCCGCGGCCCTTGGGATCATCGCCGCAGCAGGCGCCGCCTCTGCGGAAACGATCAAGGTCGGCTTGGCGGCCGAACCCTATCCGCCGTTCACCTCGCCAGACGCGACGGGCAACTGGCAAGGCTGGGAGATAGATTTTCAAAAGTCACTCTGCGCCGAAGCCAAGCTCGACTGCGTTATTACCCCGGTTGCCTGGGACGGCATCATTCCGGCGCTTACGTCGAAAAAGATCGACGTCATCATCGGCTCGATGACGATTACCGAAGAGCGGATGAAGACCATCGATTTTTCCGATCGGTACTACAAGACACCGAGCGGCGTCATCGGCACGAAGGGTGCGGCGTTCGAGCCTACGCCGGAGGGGCTCGCCGGGAAGACGATCGGCGTCCAGGTATCGACCACGCAGGAAGTCTACGCGAACAAATACTTCAGCGGCAATGGCACGACCGTGAAGGTCTACCAGACACAGGACGAGGCGAACCAGGATCTGATCGCCGGGCGCATCGACGCCGTGCAGGCCGATCTGATACCGCTCGAGGACTTCCTCAAGACGGAGGAAGGCAAGGCGTGCTGTGAGATGAAGGGCGTGGTCAAGGACGATCCGGCGACCCTGGGTGCCGGCACCGGCATCGGCCTCCGCAAGGGGGAGGACGAACTTAAGGCCAAGCTCAACGCTGCGATCAAGGCGATCCGGGCCAACGGCACCTATGCCGAGTTCTCGAAGAAGTACTTCAGCTTCGACATCTACGGCGAATGA
- a CDS encoding ABC transporter ATP-binding protein, with translation MTDRAEAIAVENLHKRFGPLEVLKGVSLTAHEGDVIAIIGGSGSGKSTFLRCINMLELPSAGSVTIHGETIAMKKDGHGGLVPADRKQVERIRSRLGMVFQSFNLWQHMTILENVIEAPVHVLGVQKAEAIERAEAILRRVGLFEKRDAYPAFLSGGQQQRAAIARALAVQPHVMLFDEPTSALDPELVGEVLSVIGDLAKEKRTMILVTHEMKFARNVANHIVFLANGVIEEQGPPEEIFGAPKSERLKKFISSIH, from the coding sequence ATGACGGATCGCGCCGAGGCAATCGCAGTCGAAAACCTGCATAAGCGCTTCGGACCGCTCGAGGTCCTAAAGGGGGTTTCCCTCACGGCACACGAAGGCGATGTCATCGCCATCATCGGCGGCTCCGGCTCGGGCAAATCCACATTCCTTCGCTGCATCAACATGCTGGAACTGCCGAGCGCAGGATCGGTAACGATTCATGGCGAGACGATCGCCATGAAGAAGGATGGCCATGGCGGCCTGGTGCCGGCCGACCGAAAGCAGGTGGAGCGCATCCGCTCGCGCCTCGGCATGGTCTTCCAGAGCTTCAATCTCTGGCAGCACATGACCATCCTGGAAAACGTCATCGAGGCGCCCGTGCACGTGCTGGGCGTGCAGAAGGCCGAAGCGATCGAACGCGCGGAAGCGATCCTTCGCCGTGTCGGCCTCTTTGAGAAGCGCGATGCCTATCCCGCATTCCTCTCCGGCGGCCAGCAGCAGCGCGCGGCAATCGCCCGGGCACTCGCTGTCCAGCCGCATGTCATGCTCTTCGACGAGCCGACCTCCGCGCTCGATCCGGAACTGGTGGGTGAAGTGCTGAGCGTGATCGGCGATCTGGCGAAGGAAAAGCGCACGATGATCCTCGTGACGCACGAAATGAAGTTCGCGCGCAATGTGGCCAACCACATCGTCTTTCTCGCCAATGGCGTGATCGAGGAACAGGGCCCGCCCGAGGAGATATTCGGCGCACCAAAATCGGAACGATTGAAGAAGTTTATCAGCTCCATCCACTGA
- a CDS encoding M20 aminoacylase family protein: MNIRASLTNAIPELVAIRRDLHAHPELGLEEVRTSEVIARHLESYGYKVTRGLAKTGLVATLSNGTSRKSIGIRADIDALPILEETGLPYASKTPGLMHACGHDGHTAMLLGAARTIAERRNFDGTVHLIFQPAEENFGGAKIMVEEGLFDRFPCDAVFALHNEPGLPFGQFALREGPIMAAVDEARITVNGRGGHGAEPQETADPIVAGASIIMALQTIVSRNIHPLDPTVVTVGSFHGGSASNIIPERAEIVVGIRSFDPAVRDELERRIKLIAQRQAESYEMSATVNYMRSYDATINHKVETDLLRDLAVRFAGADKVVDLPRPFMGSEDFAYMLKERPGSYFFLGAKVSDKDRPLHHPGFNFNDDLLPIGAAFWTELTESYLRPA; the protein is encoded by the coding sequence ATGAACATTCGCGCTTCCCTTACCAATGCTATCCCGGAACTGGTCGCCATCCGCCGTGATCTGCACGCCCATCCGGAACTCGGGCTCGAGGAGGTGCGCACCTCCGAGGTTATTGCACGGCACCTGGAGAGCTATGGTTACAAGGTGACGCGCGGGCTGGCGAAGACCGGCCTGGTGGCGACGCTCTCAAATGGCACCAGCCGCAAATCGATCGGCATTCGCGCCGACATCGATGCGTTGCCGATCCTTGAGGAGACGGGCCTGCCCTATGCCAGCAAGACGCCCGGCCTAATGCACGCCTGCGGGCATGACGGCCATACGGCCATGCTGCTCGGCGCGGCGCGCACGATTGCCGAGAGGAGGAACTTCGACGGGACCGTGCACCTGATCTTCCAGCCGGCCGAGGAGAACTTCGGCGGGGCGAAGATCATGGTCGAGGAAGGCCTGTTTGACCGCTTCCCCTGCGACGCCGTCTTTGCCCTTCACAACGAGCCAGGCCTGCCCTTCGGTCAGTTCGCCCTTCGCGAAGGCCCGATCATGGCCGCCGTCGACGAGGCGCGCATTACGGTCAACGGCCGCGGCGGCCACGGAGCCGAGCCGCAGGAGACAGCCGATCCGATCGTCGCGGGAGCTTCGATCATCATGGCGCTGCAGACGATCGTGTCGCGCAACATCCACCCGCTCGATCCCACCGTCGTCACCGTCGGCTCCTTCCATGGTGGTTCGGCAAGCAACATCATCCCGGAGCGGGCCGAGATCGTCGTCGGCATCCGCTCCTTCGATCCAGCCGTTCGTGACGAGTTGGAGCGACGGATCAAGCTGATCGCCCAGCGCCAGGCCGAAAGCTACGAGATGAGTGCCACCGTGAACTACATGCGCAGCTATGATGCCACCATCAACCACAAGGTCGAAACCGACCTGCTGCGCGACCTCGCCGTCCGTTTCGCCGGCGCCGATAAGGTCGTCGACCTGCCACGTCCCTTCATGGGCAGCGAGGACTTTGCCTATATGTTGAAGGAGCGCCCCGGCAGCTACTTCTTCCTCGGCGCAAAGGTCTCCGACAAGGATCGGCCGCTGCATCATCCCGGCTTCAATTTCAACGATGACCTGCTGCCGATCGGCGCAGCTTTCTGGACGGAACTCACTGAGAGCTATCTCAGGCCCGCTTGA
- a CDS encoding transporter substrate-binding domain-containing protein: MKTALKTIALAAVIGLAGITGAAAAELKVGVAAEPYPPFTAPDASGKWEGWEVDFMNAVCAEAKLECVLTPVAWDGIIPALTSGKIDMIISSMSITAERQKTIDFSDKYYNTPTGVIGPKGVAFEATPESLAGKTIGVQVATIHQAYANHYFGATSTLKEYQTQDEANNDLAAGRLDAVQADSIALSDFLKTDQGKDCCDLKGLVKDDPAILGAGVGVGLRKGETELKDKLNAAIKAIRANGTYDTITKKYFDFDVYGD; this comes from the coding sequence ATGAAGACTGCATTGAAGACGATCGCACTGGCCGCCGTCATCGGCCTTGCCGGCATCACCGGTGCCGCCGCGGCGGAACTGAAAGTCGGCGTTGCCGCCGAGCCCTATCCGCCGTTCACCGCACCCGATGCCTCGGGCAAATGGGAAGGCTGGGAAGTGGACTTCATGAACGCCGTGTGCGCTGAAGCCAAACTCGAATGCGTGCTGACCCCGGTTGCCTGGGACGGCATCATCCCGGCGCTCACCTCCGGCAAGATCGACATGATCATCAGCTCCATGTCGATCACCGCCGAACGCCAGAAGACGATCGACTTCTCCGACAAGTACTACAACACGCCCACCGGTGTGATCGGGCCGAAGGGCGTAGCCTTCGAGGCGACACCGGAGAGCCTTGCCGGCAAGACAATCGGCGTCCAGGTCGCGACCATCCATCAGGCTTATGCCAACCATTACTTCGGCGCGACGTCGACGTTGAAGGAATATCAGACCCAGGACGAAGCCAACAATGACCTGGCGGCCGGCCGCCTCGATGCTGTCCAGGCCGACTCCATCGCGCTCAGCGACTTCCTGAAGACCGATCAGGGCAAGGACTGCTGCGATCTCAAGGGCCTCGTGAAGGACGACCCGGCCATCCTCGGTGCCGGCGTCGGCGTCGGCTTGCGCAAGGGCGAAACCGAGCTGAAAGACAAGCTCAACGCCGCGATCAAGGCGATCCGCGCAAACGGCACTTACGATACCATCACCAAGAAGTACTTCGACTTCGACGTCTACGGCGACTGA